Below is a genomic region from Persicimonas caeni.
CGTGCCGCTGCAGCAGTCTCCGTCGGCGCTGCAGGAGTTGCCCGCCGGGGTGCAGCCGGCGCAGTTGACGGTCACCGCCATCACCGTGCCGTCGGCGGCGGCGTCTTGGAGCGTGTCGCACCAGCTTCCGTGGACGCTCAGGGTCGCGGTGCCCGGGTCGTAGGTAAAGCCGTCGGACCCATCCTGGGGCACCGGCTGATTGTCGATCTCGACGCTGATCAAGTCAGCGCTGGCCGGGGCGGAGTCGAGGGTCTGCGAGCAAGCGATGACATCGGTCGAGATATTGCGCACCGCGTCGGCCAACTCGCTGGTGCTGTTGGCGGTGTAGAACCGGTTCGAGCCGGGGGCGTCGGTGCCGCCGGCTTCGGCGAGCGCGTCGAGCTTGTCGGGGTTGGCCTCGGAGCGGAAGCCGACCACGAAGATGGGCACGCCCTCGGCGGCCAGCGTCTGGGCCTCGCTCAGGTGGGGGTGCTCGTCCTCACACACGGTGGGGTCGCCGTCGGTGATGACCACGAGCGCCTTTTCGCGCTTGTCGTCGTTAGTGTCGCCCGTCTCGCTGAGCAGGTTGCGCGTGCGCACCTCGTAGATCGCCTGGCCGGTGGGCGTGCCGCCGGCGGCGGTCAGCCCCGCCCAGGCGCCCTTGAGGTCGGCGGCGCTGTTCGTGCCCACCTCGATCATGTCGTTGACCCCGCAGCCGGCGCTCGGGAAGGGATAGGCGCCCACGCCCAGCCGGATGCGCCCGGAGAGCGAGTCGGCGACCGCGTCGAGGCCCGCCTTGGCCTGAGTCATCGGCTCGCCCTCCATCGACGAGGAGCGGTCGACGAGCAGGTAGACGTTGGGCTGGTAGACCTCGCTAAAGGTGGTCGTCGGGCAGGTATCGCCGTTGTTTCCGCCGCCGTCGGCCCCGGAGCCATCGGCTCCCGAGCCGTCGGCCACGGCATCGCCGGTGGTGGCGTCGCCGCCGTTATTGCCTCCGCCGTCGGTCTGGCCGTTATTCTGGCCACCGTTATTGGAGCCGCCGTTATTCGCCGAACCGGCATCGTCGTCGGAGCATGCACCGAGCACAAGGCCCGCTGCGCAGGTGAGAACCGCCAGCCACTTTGCGTGTCGCGCCGCCATCTCTCTCTCGTTGTCGTGGAATCGTTACTCGCCGCGATCCATAGTACGCAATCGAGGGCCGACCTTCCAGCGCGGGCGCCAAGAGCGAGATGCACTCGCAATGAACGACTACCGACGCGCGTCGACCGCTTGCAAAAACGCGTCGATCACCGCGAAGCGATCGAGCAACTCGTCTTCGTCGGCGTGCTGGAACTCGGGATGCCACTGCAGGCCCATCGCCCAGCGCTCGTCGGAATCGAGGCGCACCGCCTCGACCACCCCATCACCCGCCGCGCGCGCCTCGATGACGAGCCCCTCGCCGACGTCTTTGATCGCCTGGTGGTGCACGCTGTTGACCAGCCCTCGGGTCTTGCCGCCGTAAATCCCGCTCAACCGGCTCTCCGGCTCGATGGCGATCGGGTGGTAGTTGCGCTCGTACAGCGGGCGGTCCATGTGGGCGAGCGGGTCGTCGACCTGCGTGGGCACGTCCTGGTAGAGCGTGCCGCCGCGAGCGACGTTCAAAATCTGGTGGCCGCGGCAGATCCCCAACAACGGCTTGTCGTGCTCGAGGCAGGCGCGCACGAGCGCGATCTCGTAGGCGTCGCGCACGGCATCACCGGGCCACTGCTCCGACATATGAGCTTCGCCGTAAGTCTCCGGCGCCACGTCCACCCCGCCCTGCAGCACGACGCCGTCGAGCCCTTCGACAAGGTCGTGCAGGGAGGTGGCCACCTCGACGCCTTCCGGGGCGAACGGGATGACGTAGGGGCGCACGCCGGCTTCCATCAGCCAGGTGGCCATCGATTGCTCCAGGTAGAGCAAGGGGCGGCCGTTGTAGACGCGTCGATCCGGATCTTCGTGGAAGACCGACGCCGAGACACCGATGCGGGCGGATGTGCGGATCATGTTACTCGTCTCCTACAATTCTCACTTCTTGGGAGCCTTCGGTTGCACGCTCCTACAGCCCTACCATAGACTACGTCCATATTCCCCAACGAAGGGGCGGCAGCGCACGGTCGGAGGACCACTCCAAGATGCTGTCGTGTGTTTGTATTAGTGTGTCTCTCGAACGCATGGAGGATACCTTGCGCCGTAAAGAGTCTGCCACCCGATCCGGTGGCTCCAATCTATTACTGATGTTTGTGGCCCTGGCCGCCATCTTCATGTCGGTCGGCTGCGCGACCCAGGTCGGGCCGCGCTACGTCGACCAGATCACGTCGTCGAAGAAGTCGGTCAAGCTCCTGTATCACCAGCAAGTGGGCGCCGAGACCAAACGTGGGCTCATCGAGTGTGAGCGCAACAAAGACGGGTCTCTGCAGAACTGCCAGAACGTCAACATCCACTTCAAAGAGTAAGGAGCGATCCATGAACACCACGCGAAATATCGCCTTCGCCCTGCTCTTGTTGGGCGTGTTGGCGCTGACGTCGGCCTGCTCGACGAGCTACCGCATCCTGAGCGTCGAAGACCACCCCAACGGGGAGGTCACCCTGATGAAGACGCTGACCACCAGCAGCGTGGGCGGGTTCTACAACACCGCCAAGTACAACTACTGGGAGTGCCGCCGCAGCGACGCGGGGCTCAGCTGCGAGAAGACCTGCTGGCACCGCGACATCAGCGGCCAGTGGCCGCAAAACGCCCCCCAAGACGGCGCCATGTGCGGCGGCGGGGTCGCCACCGCTGCTCAGTAGAGCCATCAGTCGATCGACAAGGAGTGAACGATGAAAAACGCATTTCGAGCGGTAGCCGCTCTCATCGCGCTGGGCATCCTAGCCAGCGTCTCGGTGGGTTGCGTCACCCCGCGACCCGTCATGTTCAAGCAAGAGTTCGTCGAAGGAAAGAGCATCAAACACATCAAAGACCCGGTGACCGAGGAGTACCTCCTCGAGATCTGCGAGTACGATGATGCCGGCGAGCGCCTGCAATGCAGCCGCAGCACCATTTTGGTCGAGAAAGAGGAGAAGACCCTGCTATGAGCACTCGAGCCATTCGAATCAGTCTAATCGCAGCGCTCTCGCTCTTCTTTTTGTCCGGCTGCGGCATCTTCAAGCAGCAGAGCAAGCGCTATATCAGCACCACCCACTGGGGCGAGATGGGCGGCGGCGCCTTCGCCGAAAAGGAGCAGCCTGCTCCCGAGCCCGAAGCCAAGAGTGACGTCGAGGCGGCCGCCGAAGAGAGCGCGGGCACCAAGACCGAAGAAGGCAACGAGGCCAGCGCCGAGGGCGACAATGCCCCCGAAGCGCCGCCCCAAGAGGTCGCCTCGGCCGGCAACGTCGGCAGCACCGCCCAGTCGAGCGGCGGCGACGAGGACATGACCCTTTACATCGCCTACTACGAGCACATCACCACCGAGAATATGCTCAACGGCGAGACGAACACCGCGGCCATCCGGTCGCACCTGCGCATCTGCCAGCTCCAGGAAGACAACTCGCTGCAGTGCAGCGAGAACAAGGAGCTCAACAAGATGCTCAACCCGCACATGCAGCCACGCTAAGCAGCATTGGAGGCAGGGTCGAGCGCCCTGCCTCCGCTTACCTGCCTCCCCTTACCTTCCTCGCAAGTTCTGCGAAATCCGGAGCACGTCGCTCAGTACACCCGCCGCGGTGACGGCGCCGCCGGCGCCCGCACCCTGCACGATGAGCGGGTAGTCCTGGTAGCGCTCGGTGGTAAACGCCACGAACGACTCCGAGCCGCGCAGCCGCGTGGCCGGGTGGCTCGCTTCGATGGCGACCGGCCCCACCTGAAATCGGGGCTCGGCGCCGTCGACGCCCGGGTCGATGACCGCCAGGTACCGGAGGGTCTTGTCCTCGGCTTTGATCGTAGCGATCTGCTCGGAAAACTCCTCGTCGTAGTCTTCCAGCGCCGCGAAGAACTCGTCGAGCGTGTCCGTCTCGAGGAGCCGCTGGGGCACCAGGGGCTCGACGGCGATGTCGTCGAGCTCGAGGTCGAGGCCGAGTTCACGGGCCAGGATGAGCGCCTTGCGGGCGACGTCGAGCCCGCTGAGATCGTCTTGCGGGTTGGGCTCGGTGTAGCCGAGCTCCTTGGCGGTGCGGATCGCCTCGGACAGCGGC
It encodes:
- a CDS encoding VWA domain-containing protein, whose amino-acid sequence is MAARHAKWLAVLTCAAGLVLGACSDDDAGSANNGGSNNGGQNNGQTDGGGNNGGDATTGDAVADGSGADGSGADGGGNNGDTCPTTTFSEVYQPNVYLLVDRSSSMEGEPMTQAKAGLDAVADSLSGRIRLGVGAYPFPSAGCGVNDMIEVGTNSAADLKGAWAGLTAAGGTPTGQAIYEVRTRNLLSETGDTNDDKREKALVVITDGDPTVCEDEHPHLSEAQTLAAEGVPIFVVGFRSEANPDKLDALAEAGGTDAPGSNRFYTANSTSELADAVRNISTDVIACSQTLDSAPASADLISVEIDNQPVPQDGSDGFTYDPGTATLSVHGSWCDTLQDAAADGTVMAVTVNCAGCTPAGNSCSADGDCCSGTCIDGTCGTQCQPLGGTCADNGDCCGEGTCAIEEGLTGTCIGG
- a CDS encoding gamma-glutamyl-gamma-aminobutyrate hydrolase family protein; the protein is MIRTSARIGVSASVFHEDPDRRVYNGRPLLYLEQSMATWLMEAGVRPYVIPFAPEGVEVATSLHDLVEGLDGVVLQGGVDVAPETYGEAHMSEQWPGDAVRDAYEIALVRACLEHDKPLLGICRGHQILNVARGGTLYQDVPTQVDDPLAHMDRPLYERNYHPIAIEPESRLSGIYGGKTRGLVNSVHHQAIKDVGEGLVIEARAAGDGVVEAVRLDSDERWAMGLQWHPEFQHADEDELLDRFAVIDAFLQAVDARR